Below is a genomic region from Halostella litorea.
GCGGAACGACCGGGTGCGGCGGTCGGTTCCCCCGCCGGCGACGGGCGGGAAGATCGAAAGCGCGTCGCCGTCCTCCAGCGCCGTCTCGGTCCCCTCCAGGTGGATCACCTCCCGGCCGTTCTTGAGGATGCTCAACTGCGGCCGGATCTCGCCGTCTGCGAGCAGCTGGCCGTCCAGGCCGTCGTACGTCGCTTCGAGGTCGGCGAGCACCGTCCCGACCGTCGTCGGCCCGTCGTCGTAGGTCAGGTCGACCTCCTTCCGGCCGACCGCGTCCCGGAAGGTGGCGAAGGTCCGCAACTCGATCTCCATGTGGTAGCACAGTAGGGCGGCCGCGGCTTAAACCTCCGCCGCGGCGGCCGCGGGTCGCGCGTGGCGACCGGGGCGGGCGGCGCTGGCGGCCGGGTCAGGTGTCGCCGAGCCGGATGCCGTCCTCCACGAGGCGGGCGTTGCGCTCGCGGTCCAGTTCGGCCGCCACGTCGTCGTGTTCGTACACCTGTTCTATCAGGTCGGCGTAGAGGTTGCGCCAGGCGATGGCGTAAATGGGGGATTGGCCCCAGGCGCGCAGTTCCGGCACGAACTCGTCGAACCGCTCCGCGCGGGTCTCGAAGCGCTCGACGGCGTCGGCGACGTAGGTCGCCGCCTCGCGGTCGTCCTCGGCGGCCGCGAGCGCCCGGTTGATCCGGTCCTCCCAGCCCTCGACGGCGCGTCGCATGTCCTGACCGGCCGACTCGCCGTCGGCGGGCAGCGATTCGAGGATGGGTTTCGGCACCGAGAGCGTCAGTTCGTCCATACGCCACGGTCGGTCCCGGCGACCAAAAACCCCGCCGTCGCCGCGGGGCCGTGCGGACGCCGGACCGCCACCCGTGACGGGACCGTTTCGGCGGCTAGGCCGGGCTTTCGGCGTCCGTCGCCGCGTAAGCCCGGCTTATCTCCCCCCGGGGGCCGCGGAGTAGCGTCAGCGTGCCTACGTGTAATCCGGTCTGTACTCCGGGGGCGGCGGTCGCCGGCGAACGGAACGGTACGGAACGGTATCGGAGGTTTATGCCCCAAATGGGAGTACGAACTGGTGACGTGAAACCCACAGAAGACGCGACGATAGGCCGTCAGCGCGAGCGGGATCGGAAGCGCGTACCGGACTCGGACGCCGAGACCGACCGGCTGCGGCGCGCGATGACGCGCCGCGACCGGCCCAGCGCCCCGGACGAGCCGGCGGCAGTCCCCGACGCGCCGGACCTCCCGTCCGGGTGGACCCGGCGACGGAACGGGGACGACGAGATCACCTTCGTCCGCGAGGGCGGCGAGCTACGGCTGTCGGCGACGCGCGAGAACGGCGCGTGGCACCTGTCCGGTCGCCAGCGCACCGGGGAGGCCGAACACGACTTCCGCGTCGGCGGCGTGTCGACGCGGGACGAGGCCCTCCGCTGCCTGTTCGACGCGATGGAGCGGGTCAACGCCGCGATGGCGGAATGCGACTGGAACGGCCGTATCTGCCTCTCGACGGCGGTCGACGGCGTCTGCAGACACGACTCCGGGTCGATCGGCCGCCTCGTGGAGTAGCTACTTCTCGTCGACGTGTCGGACCGAGCAGGCGACGCCCCGAGTGCTCTCGCACATCTCCGGGCCGGACATCCGGGCGCGGCCGACGGCGAACGCCTTCGGCCCCTCGATCACCACCTCGTCGCCGACGCGGACGTCGTCGTCGGCCTCGACGACGCCCGGCGCGAGGACGCTCCCGTGCGGGACGAACCCGTCTATCGACACGCGCTTGGTCGGCGCGTCGCTGTCGACCCAGCGGCGCGCGCCGGCCAGCGTGAACGCCAGCAGGCCGTACTGGGGCACCATCGCGGCCAGTTGCTCGCCGCCGCCGTCGTGCACCCGGAGCTTCGGGTAGCGGCTCTGCGTCGAGATGTCCCCGAAGACGGCGTCGCCGGCGCCCGGGCCGAACTGGTAGTCGGCGATGGCGCGGACGGTGTTGTGCTCGCGCTCCCGCTTCGAGAACTTCAGTTCGCCCGCGAGCGTCGCCGAGAGGTTGCCGAGCGACTCGGTCGTCGTCGGGTGGTCCTCGACGGTGTACTCGAAGTCGACATCGAGGTCCGCCTCCACGCGCTCGCACACCTCGCGGTACCCCTCGTCGGGGACGTGGGCGATCACCCGCGGGTACTCGTTGCGCTGCAGGTACCGGCGGAGCACCGAGGCGACGAACTCCGTCTCGTCGGCCGACCAGCGGCCCGTCACCGCGGCGTCGTAGTGCTGGGCCGGGTAGGTGAGTTCCAGTTCCTGCGGGACGACGCCGATCGGCGATGTCATCGAGACGGTGTGGGCGCGGAACTGGACGGCGTCGTGGAACTGGCCGTGGCTCTGGGACTCGCTGTAGGGCTTGCGCGCCGAGCAGGGGACGAGCACCAGCGGGTTGTCGAACCGGTTGCGGTACCGCGAGGTGACGCGGTCGGCGAAGCGCTGGATCTCCACGCGCCGGAGCGTGTCCTCGGTCGTGGCGGCGATCTCCGAGTTTCGGAACACGGGCGTGCGCTCCTCGACGTACTCCCACTGCCCGTCGAACTCGCGGAACGCAGCGGTGAGCCACTGCTCGTGGCGGGCCTGCCCCTCGACGTAGTCGCGGAGCCGCCCCGCGCGGATCCGCTCGCGAACCCTGGCGAGTTCGGCCGCCAGCGCGTTGACGTTGTGCTCGGCGCAGTCGTCGCGGTCGAACTCGTCGACGGGCGTCCGGCAGGCCGGACAGGCACAGGGGAGTTCGGTCAGGTCCGCCAGGAACGCCTCGCCGTCCGTCGTGAGGTACTTGCCCTGCGTCCCCTTCACGACGGCGCGGTGCGGGTCGACGAGGTCGACGCCGGCGTACGCGAGCGTCGCGACGTTGCCCGGCGTCGCCACGCCCGGGAGGTACAGCGCCGCGTCCGCGGGGACCGCCTCGCGGACGTCGACGACCGCGTCGCGGAACGCCTCGCCGTGGCCGACGAAGCCCTGCGCGCCCGAGACGACGTAGGCGTCCGCGCCGAAGTCGTCGGCTGTGTCCGGCGAGACGACGGCGGCGTTGGGGTAGTCGACCTCGGGGTGGTCGACGGCGAACGACTCCTGGACCTCGTCGGCGGTCCCCGACGGGAACGCGCGGTGTGGCAGCACGGTAAGCGCCGCTCCGTCGCCCTCCGGGAGGTCGCGGTCGGCGGTCCAGAGGCTGCCCGCGTCGGCGAGGATACGGTTGACGCGGTCGCCGCCGGAAGCGTCGCCCGCGCGGTCGGCCTCGTCCACGAGCGCCGGCGTCGTCACCGGGTCGTCGAGCCGGAGCTCGGCCACCCGGGCGGG
It encodes:
- the arcS gene encoding archaeosine synthase subunit alpha, whose product is MTDYFEVHERDGPARVAELRLDDPVTTPALVDEADRAGDASGGDRVNRILADAGSLWTADRDLPEGDGAALTVLPHRAFPSGTADEVQESFAVDHPEVDYPNAAVVSPDTADDFGADAYVVSGAQGFVGHGEAFRDAVVDVREAVPADAALYLPGVATPGNVATLAYAGVDLVDPHRAVVKGTQGKYLTTDGEAFLADLTELPCACPACRTPVDEFDRDDCAEHNVNALAAELARVRERIRAGRLRDYVEGQARHEQWLTAAFREFDGQWEYVEERTPVFRNSEIAATTEDTLRRVEIQRFADRVTSRYRNRFDNPLVLVPCSARKPYSESQSHGQFHDAVQFRAHTVSMTSPIGVVPQELELTYPAQHYDAAVTGRWSADETEFVASVLRRYLQRNEYPRVIAHVPDEGYREVCERVEADLDVDFEYTVEDHPTTTESLGNLSATLAGELKFSKREREHNTVRAIADYQFGPGAGDAVFGDISTQSRYPKLRVHDGGGEQLAAMVPQYGLLAFTLAGARRWVDSDAPTKRVSIDGFVPHGSVLAPGVVEADDDVRVGDEVVIEGPKAFAVGRARMSGPEMCESTRGVACSVRHVDEK